From Campylobacteraceae bacterium, the proteins below share one genomic window:
- a CDS encoding cache domain-containing protein, whose amino-acid sequence MKKYNENQILFIIRWAPISFIVIISIIITYLRLNDNNILHNNEILELKKNFIQTKNNLIKNDVYALEKYLQYSKAKSENELRVLLKDKVYRAHNIASRIYFENKDKNKDEILNLIKDALRYMRFNDNRAYYFIHNIKGKSLLYPLNKSLEGKNYASLHDINGYYFVQTIMKKVENKTEGYDEYYWVKEKNLSSKAYKKIIFTKYFEPLNIVISTGDYIIDYENNIKIQVLKYINTLSIQKHSSLFIINKDKKILSHSNVNLLNKEFGELPLNVQNTILDISEKIPRKEGFINYINTFDAKINLKDEKQTTFIKVFNPWKWRIGSAYYDKELETLIFNEKEKLNKRIDDDFLFTLKASIFSTLAFLLVSFFLSSLVSKRFISYKNELLKEVEKNRLKDSLLAQQSKMAAMGEMLANIAHQWRQPLSVISTASSGIRLKSEFSSLEEEDLYHSLETIDNSTIYLSKTIDDFSNFFKTSKELTRTNTKKIWKNVESLIFAQFKTLNISFVLNIEDEEVYLLKNELIQVLLNLLSNAKDQFVLNKQGGCFIFVNMYIKDENLHIKIKDNAGGIDNHIISRIFEPYFTTKYRAQGTGIGLYMSEQIVTRSLKGSISATNRKYKHNEVDYEGALITIIIPTNI is encoded by the coding sequence ATGAAAAAATATAATGAGAATCAAATACTATTTATTATCAGATGGGCTCCTATATCTTTTATTGTTATTATTTCTATTATTATCACTTATTTAAGATTAAATGACAATAATATATTACACAATAATGAAATTCTTGAGCTTAAGAAAAATTTTATTCAAACAAAAAATAATCTTATTAAAAATGATGTATATGCTCTTGAGAAATACTTACAGTATTCTAAAGCAAAAAGTGAAAATGAACTTAGGGTTTTATTAAAAGACAAAGTTTACAGAGCCCATAATATTGCAAGTCGTATTTATTTTGAAAATAAAGATAAAAATAAAGACGAAATACTTAACTTAATAAAAGATGCTTTGCGTTATATGCGTTTTAATGATAACAGAGCCTATTATTTTATTCATAACATAAAAGGAAAATCTTTATTATATCCCTTAAATAAAAGTCTAGAAGGTAAAAATTACGCTTCTTTGCATGATATTAATGGATATTATTTTGTACAAACAATAATGAAAAAAGTTGAAAATAAAACAGAAGGATATGATGAATATTATTGGGTAAAAGAAAAGAATTTGTCATCAAAAGCCTATAAAAAAATCATTTTTACTAAATATTTTGAACCCCTAAATATTGTAATTAGTACAGGAGATTATATTATTGATTATGAAAATAATATTAAAATACAAGTACTCAAATATATTAATACTTTATCAATTCAAAAACATTCATCTTTATTTATTATAAATAAGGATAAAAAGATTTTAAGTCATTCCAATGTTAATCTTTTAAACAAAGAGTTCGGTGAACTTCCTCTAAATGTACAAAATACAATTTTAGATATAAGTGAAAAAATTCCTCGAAAAGAAGGTTTTATTAATTATATAAATACCTTTGATGCTAAAATTAATTTAAAAGATGAAAAACAAACAACATTTATAAAAGTATTTAATCCCTGGAAATGGAGAATTGGCTCTGCTTATTACGATAAAGAGTTGGAAACTTTAATTTTTAATGAGAAAGAAAAATTAAATAAAAGAATAGATGATGATTTTCTTTTTACTTTAAAAGCGAGTATTTTTTCAACGCTTGCTTTTTTATTGGTTTCTTTTTTCCTGTCTTCTTTAGTAAGCAAACGTTTTATTTCGTATAAGAATGAGTTATTAAAAGAAGTTGAAAAAAACAGATTAAAAGATTCCCTTTTAGCTCAGCAATCAAAAATGGCGGCCATGGGTGAAATGTTGGCAAATATTGCACATCAATGGAGACAGCCCTTATCTGTGATATCTACGGCATCAAGTGGGATACGTTTAAAAAGTGAGTTTTCAAGTCTTGAAGAAGAAGATTTATACCATTCTTTAGAAACAATTGATAACAGCACTATTTATTTATCAAAAACAATTGATGATTTTTCTAATTTTTTCAAAACAAGTAAAGAATTAACACGAACAAATACAAAAAAAATATGGAAAAATGTTGAGTCTTTAATTTTCGCACAATTTAAAACTTTAAATATTTCTTTTGTTCTAAATATTGAGGATGAAGAAGTATACCTTTTAAAGAATGAGTTAATTCAAGTACTTTTAAATCTTTTAAGTAATGCAAAAGATCAATTTGTTTTAAACAAACAAGGTGGATGTTTTATTTTTGTAAACATGTATATAAAAGATGAGAATTTGCATATAAAAATAAAAGACAATGCTGGGGGAATTGACAATCACATCATTTCTCGTATCTTTGAGCCTTATTTTACTACAAAATATAGAGCTCAAGGAACAGGTATTGGTTTATATATGAGTGAACAAATAGTCACAAGAAGTTTAAAAGGAAGCATAAGTGCAACAAATAGAAAATACAAACACAATGAAGTAGATTATGAAGGTGCTTTAATTACAATTATAATCCCAACAAACATCTAA
- a CDS encoding sulfite exporter TauE/SafE family protein translates to MESFSLLTIITIAFLGSFGHCVGMCGGIVVAYTSTKVNNSWSKQKQSISHLLYSFGRVTSYTILGAIFGALGSLSTFSKETNGYFLIFVGILMFLVGISISGQFKFLTLIEHSLSKQSWYKTSFKKLLSDSSLKSFYFLGLLNGLLPCGFVYVFIIMALGTASIFWGAIVMFIFGVSTIPALFSLGFFIGLFKQNTYRALFIKIASILVILFSFSTMYKGYLFLS, encoded by the coding sequence ATGGAATCTTTTTCACTTCTTACAATTATTACTATTGCTTTTTTAGGATCTTTTGGTCACTGTGTAGGAATGTGTGGAGGAATCGTTGTTGCTTATACTTCTACAAAAGTCAATAATTCTTGGAGCAAACAAAAACAAAGTATTTCTCACTTATTGTATTCTTTTGGCCGAGTGACTTCTTATACTATTTTAGGCGCAATTTTTGGAGCGCTTGGTAGTTTAAGTACTTTTTCTAAAGAAACAAATGGGTACTTTTTGATTTTTGTGGGAATACTTATGTTTCTTGTTGGAATATCTATTTCGGGTCAATTTAAGTTTTTAACACTTATTGAGCACTCTTTATCAAAACAATCTTGGTATAAAACAAGTTTTAAAAAACTATTGTCTGATTCTTCTTTAAAAAGTTTTTATTTCCTTGGTCTATTAAATGGTCTCTTACCTTGTGGTTTTGTTTATGTTTTTATTATCATGGCTTTAGGAACTGCTAGTATTTTCTGGGGTGCGATTGTGATGTTTATTTTTGGAGTCAGTACTATTCCCGCACTTTTTTCTTTGGGTTTTTTCATTGGTTTGTTTAAACAAAATACCTACAGAGCCTTGTTTATTAAAATAGCTTCTATTTTAGTCATACTTTTTTCTTTCTCAACTATGTATAAAGGATATTTGTTTCTTTCTTAA
- the purU gene encoding formyltetrahydrofolate deformylase, which translates to MKEFILLINTSDEIGLVYNVSKVLYANNLNIIQNSEYVDQNTNKFFMRTIISGSVEKELLLKELKKVLPLTSSISLNMQNKKDIVIMVTKEAHVLGDLLIRYIDGELNANIKAVISNHSHLKSLVEKFDIPYFHISSNEISREEHEKKIIAKIDEFEPSLIVLAKYMRILTPSFVENYSEKILNIHHSFLPAFIGANPYKQAHERGVKIIGATAHYVTNDLDEGPIISQNIVRVDHNYTWQDMRKAGINVEKVTLSSALELLLDEKVFIHGNKTVIL; encoded by the coding sequence ATGAAAGAATTTATACTTCTAATAAATACAAGCGATGAAATAGGGCTTGTTTATAATGTCTCTAAAGTTTTATATGCTAATAACTTAAATATAATACAAAACTCAGAATATGTTGATCAAAATACAAACAAATTTTTTATGCGTACCATTATCTCTGGATCTGTAGAGAAAGAACTTCTCTTAAAAGAACTAAAAAAAGTACTTCCTCTAACATCCAGCATTTCTTTAAATATGCAAAACAAAAAAGATATTGTAATAATGGTTACAAAAGAAGCTCATGTATTAGGGGATTTATTAATCAGATATATTGATGGCGAATTAAATGCAAATATAAAAGCAGTTATTTCTAACCATTCTCACTTAAAATCTTTGGTTGAAAAATTTGATATTCCTTATTTTCATATTTCTAGTAATGAAATATCAAGAGAAGAACATGAAAAAAAAATTATTGCTAAAATAGATGAGTTTGAACCTTCTTTAATTGTATTAGCAAAATATATGAGAATTTTAACACCTTCTTTTGTAGAGAATTATTCTGAAAAAATATTAAATATTCATCACAGTTTTCTTCCTGCTTTTATTGGGGCAAATCCTTATAAACAAGCACATGAAAGAGGTGTTAAAATTATTGGTGCTACGGCACATTATGTTACAAATGATTTGGATGAGGGTCCTATTATTTCACAAAATATTGTAAGAGTTGACCATAATTATACATGGCAAGATATGAGAAAGGCTGGAATTAACGTGGAAAAAGTGACTTTAAGTAGTGCATTGGAATTATTATTAGACGAAAAGGTGTTCATACATGGAAATAAAACGGTGATACTATAA
- a CDS encoding HAD family hydrolase, translating to MKLLMFDMDGTLINSGYAISNTVNYVRENLNLERLEKDYILENINKPEINSSEFFYGTTEFTPLQSKLFGDYYEKHCLNDLVIYDGIKDLLENLKNDFTLSVATNANSIYAKKMLAHLGLDHYFDTVLGYNDVTQAKPHPEMLHKILDKHDILKENAQMIGDSHKDTLAAKNAGVDWVLVNWGFSNHKEDAIDTVSQLEEKIQKKFML from the coding sequence ATGAAACTTTTAATGTTTGATATGGATGGAACACTTATAAACAGTGGATATGCTATTAGCAATACTGTAAATTATGTACGAGAAAATTTAAATTTAGAAAGACTTGAAAAAGACTATATTTTAGAAAATATTAACAAACCAGAGATCAATTCTTCTGAGTTTTTTTATGGAACTACAGAATTCACTCCTTTACAAAGTAAACTTTTTGGTGATTATTATGAAAAACATTGCTTAAACGATTTAGTTATTTATGATGGTATTAAAGATTTATTAGAAAATTTAAAAAATGATTTTACCTTAAGTGTAGCAACCAATGCCAATTCTATTTATGCAAAAAAGATGTTAGCTCATTTGGGTCTTGATCATTATTTTGATACTGTTTTAGGTTACAACGATGTGACACAAGCAAAACCCCATCCGGAGATGTTACATAAAATTTTAGATAAACACGATATCTTAAAAGAAAATGCCCAAATGATAGGAGATTCACATAAAGATACTTTGGCTGCAAAAAATGCAGGAGTAGATTGGGTTCTTGTGAACTGGGGTTTTTCAAATCACAAAGAAGATGCTATTGATACCGTTAGTCAATTAGAAGAGAAAATACAAAAAAAATTCATGCTTTAA
- a CDS encoding TonB-dependent receptor, with the protein MNNKITISLITCALLSTNLFSLETLGNIEVTSSLIHTDEINATYATEIYSKEDIAKTKSKDIFEFLNTQTSVNIAPNYGNPFAQLIDLRGYGLTNGYQNLVISIDGRRLNNIDMAPQLLSSIAIDSIERIEIIKGSGSVAYGDGANAGVINIITNGKNSNYIKTYYGSNGNKNATLSLGYSTDNFIINAFTDNTSSDGSRNNSSGDKDENFNKNKNINVLFFPNDSLELRVGRLFSNTSVYYGKGLSLDEYKNNPNQSSTFTKGLNDTYTTTLGASYFINKDYTLDIDYSDTDKRSQFLYSSGFLSVYSTEAETLNTKLNIKKDKFKIALGIDIFEAERTATTNKTTKNNKAVFLSVNYMLNNNISLSSGIRKEKVEYIYALNTGSSIDSDSNLHAFDLGINYKINNNSSIFANYNKSFQAPDIDRFFKSGTFNAFIEPAKVQTATLGYTNIQEKNKLKLSIFRSNLENEIYYYKPEFINTNIDKSHKYGFEFFDKYLLSKNYFTSLNYSYIIAKIDNEDKGNGTFNGKDLPGVPKHNVTLNVGYQSKNFSSNISHTYRSSTYSANDFENSFTQKQESYNSTDVNISYTYKTVEFFGKIENLFAEKNGFWTKDDNIYPFNFERTYLAGIKYNF; encoded by the coding sequence TTGAATAATAAAATTACAATAAGTTTAATCACCTGTGCACTTTTAAGCACAAATTTGTTCTCGCTAGAAACATTGGGAAATATTGAAGTAACATCAAGTTTAATTCATACAGATGAAATAAATGCTACGTATGCCACTGAAATCTATTCTAAAGAAGATATCGCAAAAACAAAATCAAAAGATATATTTGAATTTTTAAATACTCAAACATCTGTTAATATAGCTCCTAATTATGGAAACCCTTTTGCACAGCTTATAGATTTAAGAGGATATGGATTAACAAATGGTTATCAAAATTTAGTTATTTCTATTGACGGAAGAAGATTAAATAATATTGATATGGCGCCACAATTGTTATCTTCTATTGCAATTGATTCAATTGAAAGAATTGAAATAATTAAAGGAAGCGGTTCTGTTGCATATGGAGATGGTGCAAATGCAGGTGTTATTAATATAATAACAAATGGCAAGAACAGCAACTATATAAAAACATATTATGGAAGTAATGGTAATAAAAATGCGACTCTTAGCCTAGGCTACAGTACTGACAATTTTATTATAAATGCTTTTACAGATAATACCTCTTCTGATGGAAGTAGAAATAATTCTAGCGGAGATAAAGATGAAAATTTTAATAAAAATAAAAATATAAATGTATTATTTTTCCCTAATGATTCTTTGGAATTAAGAGTTGGAAGGTTATTTTCAAATACAAGTGTTTATTATGGAAAGGGATTAAGTTTAGATGAATATAAAAACAATCCCAATCAGTCAAGTACCTTTACAAAAGGTTTGAATGATACCTATACAACGACACTAGGAGCATCTTATTTTATTAATAAAGACTATACTTTAGATATTGATTATTCTGATACAGATAAAAGAAGTCAATTCCTTTATTCCTCAGGATTTTTATCTGTTTACAGTACGGAAGCGGAAACACTAAATACTAAATTAAATATTAAAAAAGATAAATTTAAAATTGCACTTGGTATCGATATTTTTGAAGCCGAACGAACGGCTACAACAAACAAAACTACTAAAAATAATAAAGCAGTTTTTTTAAGTGTTAACTACATGTTAAACAATAACATCTCTTTATCTTCAGGAATTAGAAAAGAAAAAGTGGAATATATTTATGCCTTAAATACAGGAAGTAGTATAGACAGTGATTCAAATTTACATGCCTTTGATCTGGGAATAAATTATAAAATAAATAATAACTCATCTATTTTCGCAAATTATAATAAATCTTTTCAAGCACCTGATATTGACAGATTTTTTAAATCAGGAACATTTAATGCTTTTATCGAACCAGCAAAGGTTCAAACCGCAACTCTTGGATACACAAACATTCAAGAAAAGAACAAGTTAAAGCTTTCTATCTTTCGAAGTAATTTAGAAAATGAGATTTACTACTACAAACCTGAATTTATTAATACAAACATAGATAAATCGCATAAATATGGTTTTGAATTTTTTGATAAATATTTGTTATCGAAAAATTATTTTACTTCCCTTAATTATTCTTATATTATTGCTAAAATAGACAATGAAGATAAAGGTAATGGTACTTTTAATGGTAAAGATTTACCAGGTGTTCCAAAACACAATGTTACGCTTAATGTAGGTTATCAAAGTAAGAATTTTTCTTCAAATATATCTCATACTTATAGAAGTTCAACGTATTCCGCCAATGATTTTGAAAATTCTTTTACTCAGAAACAAGAATCTTATAATTCAACCGATGTAAATATTTCTTATACATATAAAACAGTAGAATTTTTTGGAAAAATAGAGAATTTATTTGCTGAAAAAAATGGCTTTTGGACAAAAGATGACAATATTTATCCTTTTAATTTTGAAAGAACATATTTAGCTGGAATTAAATATAATTTCTAA
- a CDS encoding tRNA (cytidine(34)-2'-O)-methyltransferase has translation MFNIVLHEPRMPGNVGTIGRTAFALDCTLHLIKPYGFGEITAKEVRRAGLDYWFDLDVREYENIEEFWKKNPFSSRHFFATTKTKKNYFEAKFEEGDYIYFGREDAGLPQSILDKNKETCITIPMANNARSLNLSNSVSIIAYEALKQNYSSFKQS, from the coding sequence ATGTTTAATATTGTATTACATGAACCAAGAATGCCTGGAAATGTAGGTACGATTGGTAGAACCGCTTTTGCATTGGATTGTACACTTCATTTAATTAAACCTTATGGGTTTGGAGAAATCACTGCAAAAGAAGTAAGACGCGCAGGACTTGATTATTGGTTTGATTTAGATGTAAGAGAATATGAAAATATAGAAGAGTTTTGGAAAAAAAATCCTTTTTCTTCACGTCATTTTTTTGCAACAACTAAAACAAAAAAGAATTATTTTGAGGCAAAGTTTGAAGAGGGTGATTATATTTATTTTGGAAGAGAGGATGCAGGTTTGCCACAAAGTATATTGGATAAAAATAAAGAGACGTGTATTACTATTCCAATGGCTAATAACGCACGTTCTTTAAACCTCTCAAACTCTGTATCAATTATTGCTTATGAAGCTTTAAAACAGAACTATAGCTCATTTAAACAATCTTAA
- a CDS encoding ABC transporter ATP-binding protein, with protein sequence MLEINNYNSTLLKNISFSLQKNENLLILGENGAGKSTLAKVLCYLISSNNVKLFGEDLATLSSLKRASLINYIPPKLDIFDEYITLREFFALSFIDESNEKKIDEIIKLLSLEHLENKSCLHFSSGEKQLLLLGSALLHNAKLTIFDELSANLDINRLKEVFNVFKSNALEQKIIITHNLDLAYALKYKILYLKEGEIVFFGEHEEFFSSANLEKFYKNTLIKIQNHLVVNL encoded by the coding sequence ATGTTAGAAATAAATAATTACAACAGTACACTGTTAAAGAATATTTCATTTTCATTACAAAAAAATGAAAACTTACTTATATTAGGAGAAAATGGAGCAGGGAAGAGTACTCTTGCTAAAGTATTGTGTTATTTGATAAGTAGCAATAATGTAAAACTTTTTGGTGAAGATTTAGCTACGTTAAGCTCACTTAAACGTGCTTCTTTGATTAATTATATTCCTCCTAAACTTGATATATTTGATGAATATATCACCCTTAGAGAATTTTTTGCTCTGAGTTTTATAGATGAAAGTAATGAAAAAAAAATTGATGAAATAATCAAACTTCTTTCTTTAGAACATCTGGAGAATAAAAGTTGTCTTCACTTTTCTTCAGGAGAAAAACAACTTTTATTATTGGGTTCTGCTTTATTACACAATGCGAAACTTACTATTTTTGATGAATTAAGTGCCAATTTAGACATTAATCGTTTGAAAGAAGTTTTTAATGTTTTTAAATCTAACGCCTTAGAACAAAAAATCATTATTACTCACAATCTTGATTTAGCTTATGCCTTAAAATATAAAATTCTGTATCTAAAAGAGGGTGAGATTGTTTTTTTTGGAGAACATGAGGAGTTTTTTTCTAGTGCAAATTTAGAGAAGTTTTACAAAAATACTTTGATTAAAATACAAAACCATTTGGTTGTGAATCTATGA
- a CDS encoding HAMP domain-containing histidine kinase — protein MNSKKKIFYISQSIVLVFILLISLSFNYFLYDTFGFFLENMILVTLFSLCFALFLYFILSKSILDPLFKSDDNLQKALNETLHELNIPVSTIELNVKMLEKNIHDEKNIKRLNRIKMASKNLLKLYEDMEYSIKKEIDKIENKEFSLKECINESLLKFDDIKKDINIKINIEEVVLNADYNGFCTLLDNLLSNAIKYNNAEKRIEINYKNDILSIFNTGVSIDAQNLKNVFDMYYQEDRSLDGFGLGLNIVKEFCDNNKIFISIKPEEKGTIVYLNLKNLRKT, from the coding sequence TTGAATTCTAAAAAAAAGATATTTTATATTTCTCAAAGTATTGTACTTGTATTTATTTTATTAATATCTCTTAGTTTTAACTATTTTTTGTATGATACTTTTGGTTTTTTTTTAGAAAATATGATTTTGGTTACTTTATTTTCTTTATGTTTTGCTTTATTTTTGTATTTTATTTTATCAAAATCTATTTTGGATCCTTTGTTTAAAAGTGATGATAATTTGCAAAAAGCCCTTAATGAAACACTGCATGAATTAAATATTCCTGTTTCAACCATTGAATTAAATGTAAAAATGCTTGAAAAAAACATACATGATGAAAAAAACATTAAACGATTAAACAGAATAAAGATGGCTTCAAAAAACTTATTAAAACTCTATGAAGATATGGAATACTCAATTAAAAAAGAAATTGATAAAATTGAAAACAAAGAGTTTTCTCTAAAAGAATGTATTAATGAGTCTTTATTAAAGTTTGATGATATTAAAAAAGATATTAATATTAAAATAAATATAGAAGAAGTAGTTCTTAATGCTGACTACAATGGCTTTTGCACACTTTTAGATAATTTATTATCAAATGCTATAAAATACAATAACGCTGAAAAACGAATAGAAATAAATTATAAGAATGATATTTTAAGCATTTTTAATACAGGTGTGTCTATTGATGCACAAAATTTAAAAAATGTATTCGATATGTATTATCAAGAAGACAGATCCTTAGATGGTTTTGGTTTAGGTCTGAACATTGTCAAAGAATTTTGTGACAATAATAAAATTTTTATTTCTATTAAACCAGAAGAAAAAGGAACTATAGTTTACTTGAATTTAAAAAATCTTCGTAAAACCTAA
- a CDS encoding glycosyltransferase family 2 protein, whose protein sequence is MKISVIIPTYNRANFILRAITSIQEQSILVDEIIVIDDGSRDETKNLLKDQNIQYYYQENKGVAAARNLGIKKAKNPWLAFLDSDDTWNNNKIEKHIDFHQNNKNIYASYSNEKWIRNGKVISLKKYQQKAQPTFINSLDLCKIGSSSFFAHKKVFEDDLYFDESLPACEDYDLWLRILQKYNIHLINEELINKYAGHENQLSFNTKLIDIYRIFALEKHINSQYKKEVLEELLIKTTILLKGAKKHKNNTILEKYGKKLRFYEDFLNSSKL, encoded by the coding sequence ATGAAAATATCCGTCATTATACCTACTTATAACAGAGCCAATTTTATCTTAAGAGCCATTACTAGCATACAAGAACAAAGTATTTTAGTTGATGAAATAATAGTCATTGATGATGGTTCAAGAGATGAAACAAAAAACCTACTCAAAGATCAAAATATACAATATTATTATCAAGAAAATAAAGGTGTAGCAGCAGCACGAAACTTAGGTATAAAAAAAGCAAAAAATCCCTGGCTTGCATTTTTAGATTCGGATGATACCTGGAATAATAATAAAATAGAAAAACACATAGATTTTCACCAAAATAACAAAAATATTTATGCTTCTTATTCAAATGAAAAATGGATACGTAATGGAAAAGTTATTTCTCTTAAAAAATACCAACAAAAAGCCCAGCCTACATTTATAAACTCTTTAGATTTATGTAAAATAGGTTCTTCAAGTTTTTTCGCGCATAAAAAAGTATTTGAGGATGATTTGTATTTTGATGAATCTTTACCTGCTTGTGAAGATTATGATTTATGGTTAAGAATTTTGCAAAAATATAACATACACTTAATAAATGAAGAATTAATAAATAAATATGCAGGACATGAAAACCAACTCTCATTCAATACAAAATTAATTGACATTTATAGAATTTTTGCCCTAGAAAAGCACATAAATTCCCAATATAAAAAAGAAGTATTGGAAGAACTTTTAATAAAAACTACTATTTTATTAAAAGGTGCGAAAAAACATAAAAATAATACTATCTTAGAAAAATATGGAAAAAAACTTAGGTTTTACGAAGATTTTTTAAATTCAAGTAAACTATAG
- a CDS encoding ABC transporter substrate-binding protein codes for MKILLLFVFYGLFNITLLGQSRIITLSPSLNEIVFALGMGDKIVANTLYSNYPKEAQDIPKVGGYSSISVEKILAFKPTVVLSQNYDQNFLRILKELKINTKVFNTSSLSDIKNTIENLGIYFKKEKKAQEINAAIDLQLKLIKNIVKNKKILIVISARKGLSQAIYVTNNHIYFEDIINASNNKNAFYSKSTAQPMVNVEKVINMNPDIIILLTPFLSKNKEKQEELIASWSTLPISASANKNIYTISEFYAGIPSHRVQYFIEDFRKILENVRNK; via the coding sequence ATGAAAATTTTATTACTATTCGTTTTTTACGGTTTATTTAATATTACATTATTAGGGCAGAGTCGTATTATTACGCTCTCTCCTTCTTTAAATGAAATTGTTTTTGCTTTGGGAATGGGCGATAAGATTGTTGCTAATACTTTATATTCTAATTATCCAAAAGAGGCTCAAGATATTCCTAAAGTAGGTGGTTATTCTAGTATTTCTGTTGAAAAAATATTGGCTTTTAAACCTACTGTCGTGCTCTCTCAAAACTATGATCAAAATTTCTTAAGAATTTTAAAAGAACTTAAAATCAATACCAAAGTTTTTAATACTTCTTCTTTAAGTGATATCAAAAATACTATTGAAAATTTGGGTATTTATTTTAAAAAAGAAAAAAAAGCACAAGAAATTAATGCGGCCATTGATTTACAGTTAAAACTAATTAAGAATATTGTAAAAAATAAAAAAATACTTATTGTTATCTCTGCAAGAAAAGGCTTGTCTCAAGCTATTTATGTCACAAACAATCATATTTATTTTGAAGATATAATAAACGCATCAAATAATAAAAATGCCTTTTATTCGAAGAGTACAGCACAGCCTATGGTAAATGTAGAAAAAGTGATCAATATGAATCCTGATATAATAATACTCTTAACGCCTTTTTTATCTAAAAATAAAGAAAAACAAGAAGAACTTATTGCTTCATGGAGTACTTTACCAATAAGCGCAAGTGCTAATAAAAATATTTATACTATCTCTGAATTTTATGCAGGAATACCTTCTCATAGAGTTCAGTATTTTATAGAAGACTTTAGGAAAATACTTGAAAATGTTAGAAATAAATAA
- a CDS encoding response regulator transcription factor encodes MFKILILEDDLLFAQSLEDCLEEEGYEIHLAKDSETMMEFSYTNNYDVYLLDINVPGISGLDLLKDLREAGDNTPSIFLSSYKDQETLKNAFINGADDFLRKPIDLEELFLRISSLLKRSGKRIESLVLKNGLSYDAQKSRLFLNTQDLNVPIKVMHLFELCLENRKSIITKEMIVSKLWTLNEDYSEGSIRVYVNNLKKILGKESIINIKGIGYKIEF; translated from the coding sequence ATGTTTAAAATACTAATTCTTGAAGACGATTTACTTTTTGCTCAAAGTTTAGAAGATTGTTTAGAAGAAGAAGGCTATGAAATTCATCTGGCAAAAGATTCAGAAACTATGATGGAATTCTCTTATACGAACAATTATGATGTATATTTACTTGATATAAATGTTCCAGGAATTAGTGGTTTGGATTTACTTAAAGATTTAAGAGAAGCAGGAGATAATACTCCTAGTATTTTTCTAAGCTCCTACAAAGATCAAGAAACACTAAAAAATGCTTTTATAAATGGAGCAGATGATTTTTTACGTAAACCTATTGATTTAGAGGAACTGTTTTTAAGAATTTCTTCTTTGTTAAAACGATCTGGAAAACGCATAGAATCTCTTGTTTTAAAAAATGGTCTTTCTTATGATGCCCAAAAAAGCAGATTGTTCTTAAATACACAAGACTTAAATGTGCCCATTAAAGTTATGCACTTATTTGAATTATGTTTGGAAAATAGAAAGTCTATAATTACTAAAGAAATGATAGTCTCTAAACTGTGGACGCTTAATGAAGATTATAGTGAAGGCTCAATTAGGGTATATGTAAATAATTTGAAAAAGATATTGGGAAAAGAAAGTATTATTAATATCAAAGGCATAGGATATAAAATTGAATTCTAA